The genomic interval CCCCGGCCTCCTCCAGCTTGGCGAGCAGGGCGTCGATGTGCGCGGGGACGACGTCGCACACGGTGATCTCCCCGCCGGTCATGACGCCCGCCAGGATGTAGGTGCAGGCCTCGATGCGGTCGGGGATCACCCGTTCGCGTCCCGGCTGCACCTCATCGACCCCCTTAATGCGGACGCACCCCGTCCCCTCCATCTCGATGGGGACCCCCATGGTCCTCAGCACCGCGGCGAGGTTCTCGATCTCAGGCTCACGGGCCGTATTCTCGATGATCGTCTCGCCGCGGGCCAGTGCCGCGGCCATCATCAGGTTCTCCGTCGCCCCCACCGAGGGGAAGTCGAGGTAGATTCTCCGGCCCCGCAGCCGTTCCGCCGCCGCGTGCACCACGCCGTTGCGGATCTCTATCTTCGCCCCCATCTGCACGAGCCCCTTCAGGTGCAGGTCTATGGGGCGGCTGCCGATGGAACACCCGCCTGGCAGGGGCAGGGCCGCCCGGCCGCCGCGGGCCAGCAGGGGACCAAGCGCCAGCGAGGAGGCCCTCATCTTGCGCACCAGGTGCTCCGGGGCCTCCCAGGCGATGTCCTCGGGGACGTTCAGCAGCACGCGGTCCTCCTCCCTCAAGACCTCCACTCCAAGGGCCCCGAGCAGTTCCATCATCGTGCTCACGTCGCAGAGGTCCGGGACGTTGTCGAGCGCAAGCGTCCCTCCCTTCAGGAGAAGGCAGGCCGCCATGACGGGCAGAGCCGCGTTTTTCGCCCCCTGGGTCCGGACGGTCCCCCTGAGAGGGATCCCCCCCTGTATCCTCATGACGTTCATCCGCCGATCCCTCCCGCAAGGCTGTCCAGATAGTCCAGGAGGATATCCCGGATCCTCTCGGATGCCCTGCCGTCGCCGAAGGGCATCCCCCGCTTCAAAAACGTTCCCCGGTAGCCCGGGTCCTCCAGAAGGCGCAGCGACTCCCGAAATATGGCCTCCGGGTCCGTCCCCACGAGGACCCCCGTCCCCGAGGCGATGGCCTCGGGACGCTCCGAGAGGTCCCGAAGGATCAACACGGGCTTCCGGAGCGCGGAGGCCTCCTCCTGGATCCCCCCGCTGTCGCTCACGATGAAGAGGCTCCGGTTCATGACCGAGACGAAGTCGGGATACGACAGGGGCTCCGTGAGGATCACCCGGGAGAAGCCCCCAAGCTCCCTGCGGACGACCTCGCGGACGGCCGGGTTCTTGTGGAGGGGCGCCAGCACCCGCACCTCGGGATGCGCCTCGACGAGGGCGGCCACTCCCCTGCATATACGGGCCAGGGGCTCCCCCCACGATTCCCTTCGATGCGCCG from uncultured Fretibacterium sp. carries:
- the murA gene encoding UDP-N-acetylglucosamine 1-carboxyvinyltransferase; translated protein: MNVMRIQGGIPLRGTVRTQGAKNAALPVMAACLLLKGGTLALDNVPDLCDVSTMMELLGALGVEVLREEDRVLLNVPEDIAWEAPEHLVRKMRASSLALGPLLARGGRAALPLPGGCSIGSRPIDLHLKGLVQMGAKIEIRNGVVHAAAERLRGRRIYLDFPSVGATENLMMAAALARGETIIENTAREPEIENLAAVLRTMGVPIEMEGTGCVRIKGVDEVQPGRERVIPDRIEACTYILAGVMTGGEITVCDVVPAHIDALLAKLEEAGARFSVRKGEVTVFPVERLQSVSLKTMPYPGFPTDLQPQMTAALALAGGVSMVEESVFQARFLYAEELNRMGADIRIKGDTAIINGVRRLDGASVRATDLRAGAALILAGLSASGETRIEDMVHVWRGYEAIDRKLRGLGASVSLEEGAER